The following coding sequences are from one Brienomyrus brachyistius isolate T26 chromosome 15, BBRACH_0.4, whole genome shotgun sequence window:
- the s1pr3a gene encoding sphingosine 1-phosphate receptor 3a, with amino-acid sequence MEVTIEEGMNMVIVNHYNHSGKWERPRGTGTCKTALVLIICVLIVLENVTVLLALCRHKRFHSRMYLLIGNLALSDLLAGVAYAVNNFTSGRWTFFLTPTQWLAREGSMFVALSASTFSLLAIGIERHMTMVRRRPSETAGRGRLLGLLGACWAVSVLLSALPSLGWNCQGHLEACSTVLPLYDKSYVAFCISIFSALLAAIVVLYIRIYRLVTSSGRRLGGSRPSERSLVLLRTVVIVLSVFVVCWAPLFLLLLLDVGCSPERCPVLYQVEWFIGLAVLNSALNPLIYTLTSRELRTAFFRVLCCSQAQLETTPPIEGPPNLVAVSPTGENSKSSAGGPGAAVSGLTKSKISTPLSSSLPHPGPSSPTLLHPSGPADLLSAVLVKAGALPSLSKF; translated from the coding sequence ATGGAGGTCACCATTGAAGAGGGGATGAATATGGTGATCGTCAACCACTACAACCACTCGGGGAAGTGGGAGCGACCACGCGGGACAGGCACCTGCAAGACCGCGCTGGTGCTGATCATCTGCGTGTTGATCGTGCTGGAGAACGTCACGGTTCTGCTGGCCCTGTGCCGTCACAAGCGTTTCCACAGCCGCATGTACCTGCTCATCGGCAATCTGGCGCTGTCGGACCTGCTAGCGGGCGTGGCCTACGCCGTCAACAACTTCACGTCGGGCCGCTGGACCTTCTTCCTGACGCCGACGCAGTGGTTGGCGCGGGAGGGCAGCATGTTCGTGGCGCTGAGCGCCTCCACCTTCAGCCTGCTGGCCATCGGCATTGAGCgtcacatgaccatggtgcGCCGGCGGCCCTCGGAGACGGCCGGGCGGGGTCGCCTGCTGGGCCTGCTGGGGGCTTGCTGGGCCGTGTCAGTGCTGCTCAGCGCTCTTCCCAGCCTGGGCTGGAACTGCCAGGGCCACCTGGAGGCGTGCTCCACCGTGCTGCCTCTCTACGACAAAAGTTACGTGGCGTTCTGCATCAGCATCTTCAGCGCCCTACTGGCCGCCATCGTGGTGCTCTACATCCGCATCTACCGGCTGGTGACGTCGAGCGGGCGGCGGCTGGGTGGCAGCCGGCCCTCGGAGCGCTCGCTGGTGCTGCTGCGCACCGTGGTCATCGTTTTGAGCGTCTTCGTGGTGTGCTGGGCGCCCCTCttcctgctgctgctcctggACGTGGGCTGCAGCCCCGAGCGCTGCCCCGTGCTCTACCAGGTGGAGTGGTTCATCGGCCTGGCTGTGCTCAACTCTGCCCTGAACCCGCTCATCTACACGCTGACCAGCCGCGAGTTGAGGACCGCGTTCTTCCGCGTGCTGTGCTGCAGCCAGGCCCAGCTGGAGACGACGCCACCCATTGAAGGCCCCCCCAACCTGGTCGCTGTCAGCCCCACTGGCGAGAACAGCAAGTCCAGCGCAGGTGGACCTGGGGCTGCTGTCTCGGGACTGACCAAAAGCAAAATCTCAACACCCCTGAGTTCCAGCCTTCCACACCCTGGGCCCTCATCTCCCACCCTGCTCCACCCCTCTGGTCCTGCTGATCTTCTGTCTGCCGTCCTGGTTAAAGCAGGGGCGCTGCCAAGCCTCAGCAAGTTCTGA
- the shdb gene encoding src homology 2 domain containing transforming protein D, b yields the protein MAKWLKDYLSFGSRRVPPQPPKPDYTESEILKAYRIQKSLDFEDPYEESEKRARSESGAADAAQPGFGSPLKSGTLDMKILSPKHRLIKVESQDLGRSKILLSAVSIEEPPVPVIPSAPTAGDTDYSDPFDARSDPRSDPDTEQLPPENNGYMEPFEAQRVITELQWAPGGGHPRCGFQLYDTPYEERALGSGPEEGRESRLPRDDERPADEYDQPWEWKKDHISKALAVQFEAADWERSSFPSERLQQARLGAARHRKPADVHAMLGERVDPTLPLEKQVWYHGSLSRSEAESLLTLCKECSYLVRTSHAAHSDYSLSLRSCQGFMHMKFTMSKDGKYILGQNSPPFNTIPEVVNYYTTHKLPIKGAEHLSLLFPVLVQTL from the exons ATGGCGAAGTGGCTGAAAGATTACCTGAGTTTCGGGAGCAGGCGTGTGCCGCCGCAGCCACCTAAACCGGATTACACCGAGAGCGAGATACTCAAAGCGTATCGTATCCAGAAGAGCCTGGACTTTGAAGATCCGTACGAAGAGTCGGAGAAACGAGCTCGGAGTGAATCCGGAGCGGCTGATGCGGCGCAGCCTGGCTTCGGATCCCCGCTGAAGTCTGGCACTCTGGACATGAAGATCTTGTCTCCCAAACATCGACTCATCAAAGTGGAATCGCAGGACCTGGGCAGAAGCAAAATATTGCTGAGCGCTGTATCTATTGAGGAGCCACCCGTGCCG GTGATTCCGTCGGCCCCCACGGCGGGCGACACCGATTACTCCGACCCCTTCGACGCCCGTTCGGACCCCAGGTCCGATCCCGATACGGAGCAGCTTCCCCCGGAGAATAATGGCTACATGGAGCCGTTCGAGGCCCAGAGGGTCATTACAG AGCTGCAGTGGGCCCCGGGGGGAGGCCATCCAAGATGCGGATTCCAGTTGTACGACACCCCGTACGAGGAGCGGGCCCTGGGGAGCGGCCCCGAGGAGGGCCGGGAGAGCCGTCTGCCCCGGGACGACGAGCGGCCGGCTGACGAGTACGACCAGCCGTGGGAGTGGAAGAAGGACCACATCTCTAAGGCCTTAGCAG TGCAGTTCGAAGCTGCGGACTGGGAACGCTCCTCGTTCCCCTCGGAGCGCCTCCAGCAGGCCAGACTGGGCGCCGCCAGGCACCGGAAGCCCGCCGACGTCCACGCCATGCTGGGGGAGAGAGTGGACCCCACCCTACCCTTGGAGAAGCAGGT gtggTACCACGGCAGCCTGTCCCGCTCAGAAGCAGAGTCTCTGCTCACCCTGTGTAAGGAGTGCAGCTACTTGGTGAGGACCAGCCACGCGGCCCATTCTGACTACTCCCTCTCTCTCAG AAGCTGCCAAGGCTTCATGCACATGAAGTTCACCATGTCCAAAGACGGGAAGTACATCCTTGGCCAGAACAGCCCACCCTTTAACACCATCCCAGAGGTGGTCAACTATTACACCACTCACAAGCTGCCCATCAAGGGCGCAGAACACTTATCCCTGCTCTTCCCCGTGCTGGTCCAGACTCTCTGA